The Harpia harpyja isolate bHarHar1 chromosome 13, bHarHar1 primary haplotype, whole genome shotgun sequence genome contains a region encoding:
- the CAPN11 gene encoding calpain-11: protein MMPFGGMAARLQRDRLRAEGVGQHNNAIKYLNQDYEALKQECIESGTLFRDPQFPAGPSALGFKELGPHSSKTRGVEWKRPSELVDDPQFIVGGATRTDICQGALGDCWLLAAIGSLTLNEELLHRVVPHGQSFQEDYAGIFHFQIWQFGEWVDVVVDDQLPTKDGELLFVHSAECTEFWSALLEKAYAKLNGCYEALSGGSTTEGFEDFTGGVAEMYDLKRPPRNMGQIIRKALERGSLLGCSIDITSAFDMEAVTFKKLVKGHAYSVTAFRDVNYRGQQEQLIRIRNPWGQVEWTGAWSDGSSEWNNIDPDDREELQLKMEDGEFWMSFRDFMREFSRLEICNLTPDALTKDELSRWHTQVFEGTWRRGSTAGGCRNHPATFWINPQFKIKLLEEDDDPGDDEVACSFLVALMQKHRRRERRVGGDMHTIGFAVYEVPEEAQGTQNVHLKKDFFLRNQSRARSETFINLREVSNQIRLPPGEYIVVPSTFEPHKEADFILRVFTEKQSDTAELDEEISADLADEEEITEDDIEDGFKNMFQQLAGEDMEISVFELRTILNRVIARHKDLKTDGFSLDSCRNMVNLMDKDGSAHLGLVEFQILWNKIRSWLAIFRQHDLDKSGTMSSYEMRMALESAGFKLNNKLHQVVVARYADADMGVDFDNFVCCLVKLEAMFRFFHSMDPEGTGTAIMNLSEWLLLTMCG from the exons ATGATGCCCTTTGGTGGGATGGCTGCCCGTCTGCAGAGGGACCGCCTGAGAGCCGAGGGGGTTGGCCAACACAACAACGCTATCAAGTACCTCAACCAGGACTATGAGGCCCTTAAACAGGAGTGCATTGAGAGCGGCACCCTCTTTAGGGATCCCCAGTTCCCAGCTGGCCCCTCTGCCCTTGGATTCAAGGAGCTGGGGCCACACTCCAGCAAGACGCGGGGGGTGGAGTGGAAGCGTCCGTCG gaaTTAGTGGATGACCCTCAGTTCATCGTTGGCGGTGCAACCCGGACAGACATCTGCCAGGGGGCTCTGG gcgactgctggctgctggctgccATCGGCTCCCTCACACTCAATGAGGAGCTCCTGCACCGTGTGGTGCCCCACGGGCAGAGCTTCCAGGAGGACTATGCCGGCATCTTCCACTTCCAG ATCTGGCAGTTCGGTGAGTGGGTGGACGTGGTGGTGGATGACCAGCTGCCCACCAAGGACGGGGAGCTTCTGTTCGTGCACTCGGCAGAGTGCACTGAATTCTGGAGTGCTCTGCTGGAGAAGGCCTATGCCAA GCTGAACGGCTGCTACGAGGCACTCTCAGGGGGAAGCACCACCGAGGGCTTCGAGGACTTCACCGGCGGCGTGGCAGAGATGTATGACCTCAAGCGGCCGCCGCGCAACATGGGCCAGATCATCCGCAAGGCACTGGAGAGGGGGTCCCTGCTGGGCTGCTCCATCGAT ATCACAAGTGCCTTTGATATGGAAGCGGTGACCTTCaagaagctggtgaagggccacGCCTATTCTGTCACAGCCTTCAGAGAC GTGAACTACCGGGGTCAGCAGGAACAGCTCATCCGCATCAGGAACCCCTGGGGTCAGGTGGAGTGGACTGGAGCCTGGAGCGATGG CTCCTCTGAGTGGAACAACATTGACCCTGACGACAGGGAAGAGCTGCAGCTGAAGATGGAGGATGGAGAGTTTTG GATGTCTTTCCGGGACTTCATGAGGGAGTTCTCCAGGCTGGAAATCTGCAACCTGACCCCTGACGCCCTCACCAAGGACGAGCTCAGCAGATGGCACACGCAGGTGTTCGAGGGCACATGGCGCCGGGGGAGCACTGCCGGGGGCTGCAGGAATCACCCAG ccacATTCTGGATCAACCCCCAGTTTAAGATCAAGCTGCTGGAAGAGGATGATGACCCTGGGGACGACGAAGTGGCCTGCAGCTTCCTGGTGGCTCTGATGCAGAAGCACCGTCGGCGGGAGCGGCGGGTGGGGGGTGACATGCATACCATCGGCTTTGCTGTCTACGAG gTTCCTGAGGAG GCCCAGGGCACCCAAAACGTGCACTTGAAGAAGGACTTCTTCCTGCGAAACCAGTCCCGGGCACGGTCTGAGACCTTCATCAACCTGCGGGAGGTGAGCAACCAGATCCGGCTCCCCCCCGGCGAGTACATCGTTGTGCCCTCCACCTTCGAGCCACACAAGGAGGCCGACTTCATCCTGCGGGTCTTCACCGAGAAGCAGTCGGACACGGC GGAGCTAGATGAGGAGATCTCTGCAGATCTGGCAGATGAG GAGGAAATAACTGAGGATGACATAGAGGATGGCTTCAAGAACATGTTCCAGCAGCTGGCAGGGGAG gacatGGAAATCAGTGTCTTCGAGCTCCGGACTATTCTGAACAGAGTCATTGCTAGAC acaAAGATCTGAAGACGGATGGGTTCAGCTTGGATTCCTGCCGCAACATGGTCAACCTGATGGAT AAAGATGGCAGTGCCCACCTTGGGCTGGTGGAGTTCCAGATCCTGTGGAACAAGATCCGGAGCTGGCTG GCGATCTTCCGCCAGCATGACCTGGATAAGTCGGGCACCATGAGCTCCTATGAGATGCGCATGGCTCTAGAGTCAGCTG gtTTCAAGCTGAACAACAAGCTGCATCAGGTGGTGGTGGCCCGCTATGCAGATGCTGACATGGGTGTGGACTTTGACAACTTTGTCTGCTGCCTCGTGAAGCTGGAGGCCATGTTCA GGTTCTTCCACAGCATGGACCCCGAAGGCACTGGCACCGCCATCATGAACCTCTCCGAG tgGCTGCTGCTGACGATGTGCGGCTAG